A genomic stretch from Anaerococcus mediterraneensis includes:
- a CDS encoding ammonia-forming cytochrome c nitrite reductase subunit c552 translates to MKKLLSIASAFVIAFGLASCSNDKEIKTVEDWKDTYPDVYATYMANAEMSQTKFGGSGEIDYLEEYPNLKEFYDGYGFAIQYERARGHSYALEDAINTKRPKPGASCLACKTADFVVALEKDGIDVSSMDFDEFVENHSDMSTISCYDCHMNDIGKVQVTRKHMRDQIDKGNVNGNNTKLETLACAQCHVEYYLDPETKEVKLPYTYGFDTDNMLEYYDEIGFADWEHPQTGAKMLKAQHPEFETFMGSAHDAAGLSCIDCHMPEVETEDGKKIKSHHWTSPLKNKETLKNTCLSCHADKNEDELIAWVEEVQGRVYDRTIEVSEQLKEFIELFAKHVESGDLSKEDKDKLIRIHRNAQFKWDFVFVENGEGFHNSKKALKNLDEAEALVKEGLEILKNYE, encoded by the coding sequence ATGAAGAAACTCTTATCCATAGCATCAGCTTTTGTCATTGCTTTTGGACTAGCTTCATGTTCAAATGACAAAGAGATCAAAACTGTAGAAGATTGGAAAGATACATATCCTGACGTTTATGCGACCTATATGGCAAATGCAGAAATGAGTCAGACAAAGTTTGGTGGATCAGGAGAAATTGATTACCTAGAAGAATATCCAAATCTTAAAGAGTTTTATGATGGTTATGGTTTTGCAATTCAGTATGAGAGAGCAAGAGGACACTCATATGCCCTAGAAGATGCAATAAATACAAAAAGACCAAAACCAGGTGCATCTTGTCTTGCTTGCAAGACTGCAGACTTTGTTGTCGCACTAGAAAAAGATGGTATAGATGTAAGTAGTATGGATTTTGACGAATTTGTAGAAAATCACTCAGACATGTCAACTATTTCTTGTTATGATTGCCACATGAATGATATAGGCAAAGTCCAAGTCACAAGAAAACACATGAGAGACCAAATCGATAAGGGCAATGTCAATGGAAATAATACTAAACTAGAAACCCTAGCCTGTGCCCAATGTCACGTTGAGTACTACCTAGATCCAGAAACAAAAGAAGTAAAACTTCCTTATACATATGGATTTGATACAGACAACATGCTAGAATACTATGATGAGATAGGTTTTGCTGATTGGGAACACCCACAGACAGGCGCCAAAATGCTAAAGGCTCAGCACCCAGAGTTTGAAACCTTTATGGGATCAGCCCACGATGCAGCAGGTCTTAGCTGTATAGATTGCCACATGCCAGAAGTAGAAACAGAAGATGGCAAAAAAATCAAATCTCACCACTGGACTAGTCCACTTAAAAACAAAGAAACACTCAAAAATACTTGCTTATCATGTCACGCAGACAAGAACGAAGATGAGCTAATAGCTTGGGTAGAAGAGGTCCAAGGCAGAGTCTATGATAGGACTATCGAAGTAAGCGAACAGCTAAAAGAATTTATAGAGCTTTTTGCAAAACATGTTGAAAGCGGAGACCTATCAAAAGAAGATAAGGATAAGCTAATCAGGATCCACAGAAATGCTCAGTTCAAATGGGACTTTGTATTTGTTGAAAATGGTGAAGGCTTCCACAACTCTAAAAAGGCTCTAAAGAACCTAGATGAAGCAGAAGCTTTAGTCAAAGAAGGTTTAGAAATCCTTAAAAATTATGAATAA
- a CDS encoding cytochrome c biogenesis protein ResB, whose protein sequence is MEKENIFKRIIKSFYSMKTGIILLVIIAALSTIGTVIPQGNIENFYRENYSNFFANIILALDFDKVFSSWWYILLSLLLLINLFLCSVNRFKPIIKKSFKDPDIKKKAQAY, encoded by the coding sequence ATGGAAAAAGAAAATATATTTAAAAGAATTATAAAAAGTTTTTACTCTATGAAAACTGGTATTATCCTACTTGTTATAATTGCGGCCTTGTCAACCATAGGTACTGTCATCCCCCAGGGCAATATTGAAAATTTTTATAGAGAAAACTACTCAAATTTTTTTGCCAATATTATTTTGGCTTTAGATTTTGATAAGGTATTTTCATCATGGTGGTATATTTTACTAAGCCTGCTTTTGCTCATAAATTTATTTTTATGTAGTGTAAATAGGTTTAAACCTATAATTAAAAAATCTTTTAAAGATCCAGATATAAAGAAAAAAGCTCAAGCCTACTAA
- a CDS encoding cytochrome c biogenesis protein ResB, which produces MELENSDKKIKVDQYDVLFRDDYTVEQYISTISILDKDGTKLDSGLTMVNNPFRFKEFNVYQNSTGWAYDAKLFKNDKFFEEKLMYKNDFFIADNKKIALQFVDFYPDFDMSNPTRPRTKSPFLNHPVALYALYFDGNRVDMGLSHLGDPIKWNDYTFVIDNPQMFTILQVASDPATGFALFGAALLMIGLFLAFYINPREFIIVEDKDFYYLNNRQAKNDKLHKEKYELIIGELKYE; this is translated from the coding sequence ATGGAGCTTGAAAATAGTGATAAGAAAATAAAAGTTGACCAATATGATGTTTTATTTAGGGATGATTACACAGTCGAACAATATATAAGCACTATATCAATCCTTGATAAAGATGGGACAAAACTTGATTCTGGTTTGACCATGGTCAACAATCCTTTTAGGTTTAAAGAATTTAATGTCTATCAAAACTCAACAGGTTGGGCTTATGATGCAAAACTTTTTAAAAACGATAAGTTTTTTGAAGAAAAGCTCATGTACAAAAATGACTTTTTTATAGCAGATAATAAAAAAATCGCCCTACAATTTGTGGATTTTTACCCTGATTTTGATATGTCAAACCCTACAAGGCCAAGGACTAAATCACCATTTTTAAATCACCCAGTAGCCCTTTATGCCCTATATTTTGATGGTAATAGGGTAGATATGGGCCTAAGCCACCTAGGAGATCCTATAAAATGGAATGACTACACTTTTGTAATAGACAATCCTCAGATGTTTACCATATTGCAAGTAGCAAGCGATCCTGCGACAGGTTTTGCCTTATTTGGGGCAGCTTTATTGATGATAGGCTTATTTCTAGCTTTTTATATAAATCCTAGAGAATTTATTATAGTAGAGGATAAGGATTTTTATTACTTAAATAATAGACAGGCAAAAAATGATAAATTACACAAAGAAAAATATGAATTAATAATTGGAGAATTGAAGTATGAATAA
- a CDS encoding DUF2232 domain-containing protein, giving the protein MTLKKYINWIIDPIFAISLSLICLYLMDFSIIFMAILPISFTIYAFNKKYVSFATIGLATYFLANFFTDRSIVNLRFLPLMLVATIFIILISLRLSAKSQILFSFFALSLIFSLLFKYRLIMNNVDIKELAIKLKDLFESNYAYKFDIDVYESSASLYPAMFSVMSMAYSIISIKLIRNYLSFKNMDISDIDNLDDIRISKKDFLYLLIGAVFGFLFFKMIGVKEIYIISNIFVILIVIFLANGLSLADNLMKNSKLPLNRTLQWFFIIILIQIIIIPLVIFGLADIFVDFRARRKNEKE; this is encoded by the coding sequence ATGACACTAAAAAAATATATAAATTGGATTATAGATCCTATATTTGCTATAAGTTTAAGTTTGATTTGCCTATATCTTATGGATTTTTCTATAATTTTTATGGCTATACTGCCCATTAGCTTTACTATATATGCTTTTAATAAAAAATATGTAAGCTTTGCTACTATAGGCCTAGCTACATATTTTTTGGCCAACTTTTTTACAGATAGGTCTATAGTAAATCTCAGGTTCTTGCCACTTATGCTTGTAGCAACGATATTTATAATATTGATAAGCCTAAGACTTTCAGCAAAAAGTCAGATACTGTTTTCATTTTTTGCTTTAAGCCTTATTTTTAGCCTGCTGTTTAAGTATAGGCTTATAATGAATAATGTTGATATCAAGGAATTGGCTATAAAACTAAAAGACTTATTTGAAAGTAATTATGCTTACAAATTTGATATTGATGTTTATGAAAGCTCTGCCAGTCTATATCCTGCCATGTTTTCTGTTATGTCTATGGCTTATTCTATAATTTCTATAAAATTAATTAGAAATTACCTGTCATTTAAAAATATGGATATAAGTGATATAGATAATTTAGATGACATAAGGATAAGCAAAAAAGATTTTCTTTATTTGCTAATAGGAGCTGTATTTGGATTTTTATTTTTCAAAATGATTGGCGTTAAAGAAATATATATAATTTCAAATATTTTTGTCATTTTGATTGTTATATTTCTGGCAAATGGTCTTAGCCTTGCGGATAATCTTATGAAAAATTCAAAGCTACCTTTGAATAGGACCTTGCAGTGGTTTTTCATTATAATTTTGATCCAAATAATTATCATTCCTTTGGTTATCTTTGGGCTGGCAGATATATTTGTTGATTTTAGAGCTAGGAGGAAAAATGAAAAAGAATAA
- a CDS encoding DHH family phosphoesterase, translating into MKKNKKFIGTKDLILILAFPLLASIIIFYYNKTLGTIAFFLLVLLFFLIKSINEDRDEEIQQYVDDVSFSFDSITKNVVFEMPFPIAIVEDNRKIKWHNSFFRDLFPEKTLVGTDIDSVISDFSDLEFDSEEIRTSKNVDISGKVIQFYYSTIFNDDGKKQTFLYGIDNTYDESIKKLFKDKRLVFYSIFIDNFEDIRNSSSTDLRPQVLGEIDKVINEYFKKYDCLIRKYENDRFMVLSEYQDYRRIHEDKFSILDKVRDINCGNALPPTLSIGVGIAGAKPSEIYSDSRDAINIALSRGGDQTVVKLEDNYEYFGGKTKAIEKTSKVRSRVISQSLKRMIQLSPDIYIMGHNNPDMDSFGSSLGVYEGARSLNENTFIILNEVTKPIENMYSRVVDQLEEIKDHIITEEEALKRISHQSLIIITDNHRKNSTEGPALLDVTDNIFIIDHHRRGKDYIQKATVSYIEPYASSASELVTEILSYFDEDFKARTAVAESLLAGITVDTKNFVYQTGVRTFEAASILKRWGADSVYIKRMFKDDFEIVKYKSEVIADSFIVNDSIAIAHFNREIDGSTLIASQAADDLLNIKGVLASFVLTRANNKIHISGRSLGDISVQLILERIGGGGHLTAAATQLDMSMQNAEEMLRKAINEYIREEEENESNTNR; encoded by the coding sequence ATGAAAAAGAATAAAAAATTTATAGGGACAAAAGATTTGATTTTGATCCTAGCCTTTCCATTATTGGCTTCCATCATAATTTTTTATTATAATAAAACCCTAGGTACAATTGCATTTTTCTTGCTTGTTTTATTATTTTTCTTGATTAAAAGTATAAACGAGGATAGGGATGAGGAGATTCAACAATATGTTGATGATGTTAGTTTTTCCTTTGATTCCATAACAAAAAATGTAGTTTTTGAGATGCCTTTTCCTATTGCCATAGTAGAAGATAATAGGAAAATAAAATGGCACAATTCATTTTTTAGAGACTTGTTTCCAGAAAAGACTTTGGTCGGTACTGATATAGACTCAGTCATAAGTGATTTTTCTGACCTGGAGTTTGATAGCGAGGAGATCAGGACATCTAAAAATGTAGATATATCTGGTAAGGTCATTCAATTCTATTATTCGACTATTTTTAATGATGATGGCAAGAAACAAACATTTTTATATGGGATTGATAATACCTATGATGAGTCTATTAAAAAACTTTTTAAGGATAAGAGACTTGTATTTTACTCTATATTTATTGATAATTTTGAGGATATCAGAAATTCATCGAGTACAGATCTTAGACCTCAGGTTTTAGGTGAGATCGATAAGGTAATAAATGAGTATTTTAAAAAATATGATTGTCTGATAAGAAAATATGAAAATGATAGGTTTATGGTCCTAAGTGAGTACCAAGATTATCGTAGGATCCATGAGGATAAATTCTCTATCCTTGATAAGGTCAGAGATATAAATTGTGGAAATGCCTTGCCACCTACTTTATCCATCGGTGTTGGTATAGCAGGAGCAAAACCATCTGAGATCTACTCTGATTCTAGGGATGCTATAAATATTGCCCTATCTAGGGGAGGAGATCAGACTGTTGTAAAACTTGAGGATAACTATGAATACTTTGGTGGCAAAACCAAGGCCATAGAAAAAACCTCCAAGGTTAGGTCTAGGGTCATATCCCAGTCCCTAAAGAGAATGATCCAGCTAAGCCCAGATATTTATATCATGGGTCACAATAATCCTGACATGGATTCTTTTGGTTCATCTCTAGGAGTCTATGAAGGAGCTAGGTCTTTAAACGAAAATACCTTTATCATTTTAAATGAAGTTACAAAACCAATAGAAAATATGTACTCAAGAGTTGTAGATCAACTTGAGGAGATAAAAGACCATATTATAACAGAAGAGGAAGCCCTAAAAAGAATTTCTCACCAATCACTGATAATAATCACTGATAACCATAGAAAAAATTCTACTGAAGGACCAGCCCTTTTAGATGTAACTGATAATATATTTATCATTGATCACCATAGGAGAGGGAAAGATTATATACAAAAGGCTACAGTTTCTTATATAGAACCTTATGCCTCATCCGCATCTGAGCTTGTGACAGAAATTCTATCATATTTTGATGAAGATTTTAAAGCTAGGACTGCAGTTGCGGAATCACTCCTTGCTGGTATAACTGTAGATACTAAAAACTTTGTTTACCAAACAGGGGTTAGGACCTTTGAGGCAGCCTCCATTCTTAAAAGATGGGGCGCAGATTCTGTTTATATAAAAAGAATGTTCAAAGATGATTTTGAGATTGTAAAATACAAGTCTGAGGTCATAGCAGATTCATTTATAGTAAATGATTCTATAGCCATAGCACATTTTAACCGAGAAATAGATGGCTCAACCCTTATAGCTAGCCAGGCAGCGGATGATTTATTAAATATCAAAGGAGTCTTGGCAAGCTTTGTTTTGACCAGGGCCAATAATAAAATTCATATTTCAGGTAGAAGCTTAGGCGATATATCGGTACAATTAATACTAGAGCGCATTGGGGGAGGCGGACACTTAACAGCCGCAGCCACCCAATTGGATATGAGCATGCAAAATGCCGAAGAAATGTTAAGAAAAGCAATAAATGAATATATAAGAGAGGAAGAAGAAAATGAAAGTAATACTAACAGATAA
- the rplI gene encoding 50S ribosomal protein L9, translating to MKVILTDNIVRVGVKGDLVDVKPGYFRNYLDPQGLAVKATKENMAELEKMREQLKAEEAENRKEAEALKEKIEAISLEQKVRVGEDGKLFGSVTNKDLAEALANQGIEVDRKRIEEVEKIEGLGEYVINVRLYEGVNADLKVNVVAEVE from the coding sequence ATGAAAGTAATACTAACAGATAATATTGTAAGAGTTGGAGTTAAGGGAGACCTTGTAGATGTAAAGCCAGGATATTTTAGAAACTACCTAGACCCACAAGGCTTAGCAGTAAAAGCTACAAAAGAAAACATGGCTGAATTAGAAAAAATGAGAGAACAACTAAAGGCAGAAGAAGCAGAAAATAGAAAAGAAGCAGAAGCTCTTAAAGAAAAAATCGAAGCTATAAGTCTAGAACAAAAAGTAAGAGTGGGAGAAGATGGCAAACTATTTGGTTCTGTAACAAACAAAGACCTTGCAGAAGCTCTAGCAAACCAAGGCATAGAAGTAGACAGAAAGAGAATCGAAGAAGTAGAAAAAATCGAAGGCCTTGGCGAATATGTTATCAATGTTAGACTATACGAAGGAGTAAATGCAGATCTTAAGGTTAATGTAGTTGCTGAGGTAGAATAA
- the dnaB gene encoding replicative DNA helicase → MTDAIRPLPYDFLSEQAIIGCILKKNESFDSANQIIKPVDFYDSRTQRIYKTIVNMFEKDIKVDYVSLISQLSNENILQEVGGEEFITEITLSSFYTPNIDTYCNTVKEKSLLRSLIGASEDIIESSYKQTEDVGDILSEAETKIFEISQNSHNQGLVRVSDTMDDTLKQINELTLADGKITGVSTGLRLVDNKMSGLQNSQLILLAARPAMGKTALGLTMAWNAAQNGKSVAFFSLEMSIYQLNQRLLSMVSLVGLESIINGSIRDQDWTLLINATKKIVEADLYVDETPGIRLSEMRSKLKRLKAEKGLDLVVIDYLQLMQADGRQENRQNEIATISRGLKSLSKELNCPILSLAQLSREADKRADHKPILSDLRESGAIEQDADVVMLLYREDYYDEQKDPNIAKLIFAKHRNGATGIVDLYFNKPCTTFTDLRKDAD, encoded by the coding sequence ATGACTGATGCCATAAGGCCTCTACCTTATGACTTCTTATCAGAGCAAGCTATAATAGGTTGTATCCTAAAGAAAAACGAAAGTTTTGATAGCGCAAATCAAATTATAAAACCTGTAGACTTTTATGATTCGAGAACTCAGAGAATATACAAAACCATAGTCAATATGTTTGAAAAAGACATAAAGGTGGACTATGTATCTTTGATCTCTCAGCTTTCGAATGAAAATATATTACAAGAAGTTGGAGGGGAGGAGTTTATCACTGAGATTACCCTCTCCTCATTTTATACTCCAAATATTGACACTTATTGTAATACTGTCAAGGAAAAATCACTTTTAAGAAGTCTAATTGGGGCAAGCGAAGATATAATAGAGTCATCCTACAAACAAACCGAAGATGTCGGTGATATTTTATCAGAAGCAGAAACAAAGATTTTTGAAATATCACAAAACTCTCATAACCAAGGTTTAGTTAGGGTATCTGATACCATGGATGACACACTAAAACAAATAAATGAACTAACCCTTGCTGATGGAAAGATAACAGGTGTATCGACTGGTCTTAGGCTTGTAGATAACAAAATGTCAGGCCTACAAAATTCACAGTTAATACTTTTAGCAGCAAGACCTGCAATGGGTAAGACAGCTCTAGGGCTTACTATGGCATGGAATGCAGCGCAAAATGGCAAGTCTGTGGCATTTTTCTCATTAGAAATGTCAATATATCAGCTAAACCAAAGACTTTTATCCATGGTTAGCCTAGTTGGATTAGAATCTATAATCAATGGATCCATAAGAGACCAGGATTGGACCCTTCTTATAAATGCTACCAAAAAAATTGTAGAAGCAGATCTTTATGTAGATGAAACTCCAGGTATTAGACTATCTGAGATGAGGTCAAAGCTTAAAAGACTAAAGGCAGAAAAGGGATTGGATCTAGTAGTCATAGACTATTTGCAACTCATGCAGGCTGATGGTAGACAAGAAAATAGGCAAAATGAAATAGCTACTATTTCTAGGGGACTAAAATCTTTATCTAAAGAATTAAATTGCCCTATACTTTCTCTGGCCCAATTATCAAGAGAGGCTGACAAGAGAGCTGACCACAAGCCTATCCTATCTGACCTAAGGGAATCTGGAGCTATAGAGCAGGACGCTGATGTTGTTATGCTTTTATATCGTGAAGACTATTATGATGAGCAAAAAGATCCAAACATTGCAAAACTGATCTTTGCCAAGCACAGAAATGGGGCAACTGGCATAGTAGACTTGTATTTTAATAAACCATGCACGACCTTTACAGACCTGCGCAAGGATGCTGATTAG
- a CDS encoding GNAT family N-acetyltransferase, with translation MSRIYLKRLEKKSALELKNWGNFSDPRLEGYNYGNLSDFELILRYGSVNLANKKYFEVRKKDDDRIIGFIGLKNINPILRKAYLGIVFDANFVSMGYGYEAIRSIFEIFFDQMKYRNLFLDVNSFNERAYRLYKKCGFTEYDKDLEIFENQKIDFDPRHFEKSRGLIYSKIIKMKISKDDYNEL, from the coding sequence ATGTCTAGGATATATTTAAAAAGATTAGAAAAAAAATCAGCCCTAGAGCTTAAAAATTGGGGCAATTTTTCTGACCCGAGACTTGAGGGTTATAACTACGGAAACCTATCAGACTTTGAGCTCATACTTCGGTATGGAAGTGTAAATTTAGCTAATAAAAAATACTTTGAGGTCAGGAAAAAAGACGATGATAGGATTATAGGTTTTATTGGACTAAAAAATATAAATCCGATCCTAAGAAAGGCTTATTTGGGTATAGTTTTTGATGCGAATTTCGTATCGATGGGCTATGGCTATGAGGCAATAAGGTCTATATTTGAGATATTTTTTGACCAGATGAAATATAGAAATTTATTTTTGGATGTCAATTCTTTTAATGAAAGAGCCTATAGACTTTATAAGAAATGCGGTTTTACCGAGTACGACAAAGACCTAGAAATATTTGAAAACCAAAAAATTGACTTTGATCCAAGGCATTTTGAAAAATCAAGGGGACTGATCTATTCAAAAATAATAAAGATGAAAATAAGTAAGGATGATTATAATGAACTTTGA
- a CDS encoding DnaD domain-containing protein has product MIIMNFEMQELKLDMGTTPFENMFLNTYLQMADGDAIKVYLLIYKDLYNDGKVDVAKIKRQLNFDDELFDQAVNFWINMGIFRQKKASDGSTYIEMISLRQMYFGESESTDQNDLNFDKAQRKSMMFENIERIIARNLTPADITRIHETLGEYDQDPELVTEAFRQAREAGNVDVKYVMGYLKTWRDQGLRSLNDLRMKEERDKLKKAGSPRQYKKKGQKVNTDSNSIADLARKRRLERLKNQRN; this is encoded by the coding sequence ATGATTATAATGAACTTTGAAATGCAAGAATTGAAACTAGATATGGGGACTACTCCCTTTGAAAATATGTTTTTAAATACCTACTTACAAATGGCTGATGGTGATGCAATCAAGGTTTATTTATTGATATACAAAGACCTTTACAATGATGGCAAAGTTGACGTGGCCAAAATCAAAAGACAACTAAATTTTGATGATGAGCTTTTTGACCAGGCTGTCAATTTTTGGATCAATATGGGTATATTTAGGCAAAAGAAAGCATCAGATGGTTCTACCTATATAGAGATGATTTCCCTCAGACAAATGTATTTTGGTGAAAGTGAATCAACTGACCAAAATGACCTAAACTTCGATAAGGCTCAAAGAAAATCTATGATGTTTGAAAATATAGAAAGGATCATCGCCAGAAACCTAACCCCAGCAGATATAACAAGGATCCACGAGACTCTAGGTGAATATGACCAAGACCCAGAGCTTGTGACAGAAGCCTTTAGGCAGGCAAGAGAGGCTGGCAATGTAGATGTTAAATATGTGATGGGATATTTAAAAACTTGGAGAGACCAGGGGCTTAGGAGTCTTAATGATCTTAGGATGAAAGAAGAAAGAGATAAGCTTAAAAAAGCAGGATCTCCAAGACAATATAAGAAAAAAGGCCAGAAAGTAAATACTGATTCTAATTCTATAGCGGATTTAGCTAGAAAAAGACGACTAGAGAGACTAAAAAACCAAAGGAACTAA
- a CDS encoding ATP-binding protein — protein MNASQRAGLILEERRRDNKIRQEKAINEVYKKIPEIRAIDKLIKETGFLCLKLASQKIDTSKEEIKIKNLIDKKNQLLRSNGYPLDYMDLKYHHDLCQDTGFVGNDLCSCRKQLIIEANYQQSGIKAALSRENFSNFDISLFSKNPYMDYNFSPYENMMRILKELKVYINNFENESGNIYIQGPVGRGKTFLINCIAKEILDRNYSVVYMTSTKLFKFLNDYHWAFEDRRDRLEEEYNLIFDCDLLIIDDLGAETHRSSDQSNLFDVVNERLNSKKPIILSSNLDEGEISEIYGSRVFSRIMGNNSRTYEIFGEDLRLKGTDYDYSR, from the coding sequence ATGAACGCAAGTCAAAGAGCAGGGCTTATTTTAGAAGAGAGAAGAAGAGATAATAAAATAAGGCAAGAAAAAGCTATAAATGAGGTCTATAAAAAAATTCCGGAAATAAGGGCTATAGATAAACTCATCAAGGAAACAGGCTTTCTTTGCCTAAAACTTGCTTCACAAAAAATAGATACATCTAAAGAAGAAATAAAAATAAAAAACCTGATAGATAAAAAGAATCAACTCCTAAGGTCAAATGGCTATCCCCTAGACTACATGGACTTAAAATACCACCACGATCTTTGTCAGGATACAGGCTTTGTTGGCAACGATCTTTGCTCTTGTAGAAAGCAGCTTATTATAGAGGCAAATTACCAACAATCAGGGATAAAAGCTGCCTTGTCCAGGGAAAATTTCTCGAATTTTGATATAAGTTTATTTTCAAAAAATCCATATATGGACTACAATTTTAGTCCCTATGAGAATATGATGAGAATACTCAAAGAGCTCAAGGTCTATATAAATAATTTTGAAAATGAAAGTGGAAATATCTACATTCAAGGCCCAGTCGGCAGGGGCAAGACCTTTCTTATAAACTGTATAGCCAAAGAAATCCTTGATAGGAATTATTCGGTTGTCTATATGACATCAACAAAACTTTTCAAATTTTTAAATGACTATCACTGGGCCTTTGAGGATAGACGTGATAGGCTGGAGGAAGAGTACAATCTTATATTCGATTGCGACCTTCTTATAATAGATGACCTAGGAGCAGAGACTCACAGGTCAAGCGACCAGTCAAATCTTTTTGATGTGGTCAATGAAAGACTAAATTCTAAAAAACCTATTATCCTATCGTCCAACCTAGATGAGGGAGAGATAAGTGAGATTTATGGATCGAGAGTATTTTCTAGAATAATGGGTAATAATTCTAGGACCTATGAAATATTTGGTGAAGATTTGAGATTAAAGGGGACAGATTATGATTACAGTAGGTAG
- a CDS encoding NAD(P)H-hydrate epimerase, whose amino-acid sequence MITVGSKEMKAIDSYAINILKIPALSLVERASLAVLKHINLNKFGSFAVVAGVGNNGADGLALARNLLALSKDVEIYILGDIEKASQEFKINLESCKMLTEELFFVESIEDLENMEKRISNVNLIVDAIFGTGLSRPVTGIYATVISILNNAMKYKISIDIPSGLDATTGMNLGEVIDCDLIVTMQLMKDGIYDRPIYKEKCIVEDIGIPQKAIDSVLYGLVD is encoded by the coding sequence ATGATTACAGTAGGTAGTAAAGAGATGAAGGCTATAGATTCTTATGCTATTAATATTTTGAAAATCCCAGCCCTAAGCTTGGTAGAAAGGGCTAGTCTTGCTGTGCTTAAACACATAAACCTAAATAAATTTGGATCTTTTGCTGTAGTTGCAGGAGTGGGCAATAATGGAGCAGATGGCCTAGCCTTGGCTAGAAATCTCCTAGCCCTATCAAAAGATGTGGAGATTTATATTTTAGGAGATATAGAAAAAGCTAGCCAAGAGTTCAAAATAAACCTAGAATCATGCAAGATGCTTACAGAAGAGCTATTTTTTGTAGAAAGTATCGAAGATTTAGAAAATATGGAGAAAAGGATTTCAAATGTAAATCTGATCGTAGATGCTATATTTGGGACAGGACTTAGTAGGCCAGTCACAGGGATCTATGCCACAGTTATTTCAATATTAAACAATGCAATGAAATACAAAATATCCATAGATATACCATCAGGCCTTGATGCGACCACTGGTATGAATTTAGGTGAGGTCATAGATTGTGACCTGATCGTGACAATGCAGCTTATGAAAGATGGGATCTATGATAGACCGATCTATAAGGAAAAATGTATAGTAGAGGATATTGGCATACCACAAAAGGCTATAGATTCTGTTTTATATGGCCTAGTTGACTAA